A genome region from Deltaproteobacteria bacterium includes the following:
- a CDS encoding NAD(P)-dependent glycerol-3-phosphate dehydrogenase, with protein sequence MRATVIGGGSWGTALASVLGNNGHEVVIWSFEQDVAEAIAARRENPKYMPGVQLPQSVTAMHDLPRSLAGAELVLAVNPSHVTRPVMRQALPSLPKATPIVTATKGIENDTLLTMHEVLEDVLPPEMHPYLVCLSGPSFAKETMLKMPTAVVVASPWEKIAQKVQRWFSNDYFRVYTSNDVVGVELGGSLKNVCAIAAGISDGMGFGNNTRAAIMTRGLAELVRLAVRKGANPITLSGLAGMGDLVLTCTGELSRNRTVGLALGRGQKLTDVLAGMTQVAEGVRTAKSVHDLSRKLGVDMPLHDAVYRILYEDLPAKTALQLLTARELKSEFQLH encoded by the coding sequence ATGCGCGCAACGGTCATCGGCGGGGGAAGCTGGGGAACGGCGCTCGCCTCCGTCCTCGGCAACAACGGCCACGAGGTCGTCATCTGGTCGTTCGAACAGGACGTCGCGGAAGCGATCGCCGCCCGTCGCGAAAATCCCAAGTACATGCCTGGCGTCCAGCTCCCGCAGTCGGTCACGGCGATGCACGATCTTCCCCGGTCGCTGGCAGGCGCCGAGCTGGTGCTCGCCGTCAACCCGTCACACGTCACCCGCCCCGTGATGCGGCAGGCATTGCCGTCCTTGCCGAAGGCGACTCCGATCGTCACGGCCACCAAGGGGATCGAAAACGACACTCTGCTGACGATGCACGAGGTCCTCGAGGACGTCCTCCCCCCGGAGATGCATCCATACCTCGTCTGCCTCTCCGGGCCGTCGTTCGCCAAGGAGACCATGCTGAAGATGCCGACGGCAGTGGTCGTCGCCTCGCCTTGGGAGAAGATCGCCCAGAAGGTGCAGCGCTGGTTCTCGAACGACTACTTCCGCGTCTACACCTCGAACGACGTGGTCGGAGTGGAGCTGGGGGGCTCGCTGAAGAACGTCTGCGCCATCGCTGCGGGAATCTCCGACGGGATGGGGTTCGGCAACAACACGCGCGCGGCGATCATGACCCGCGGGCTGGCGGAGCTCGTACGGCTGGCGGTGAGGAAGGGCGCCAATCCCATCACGCTGAGCGGCCTCGCCGGGATGGGCGATCTGGTTCTGACCTGCACCGGCGAGCTGTCGCGCAACCGCACCGTCGGGCTCGCGCTGGGTCGCGGGCAGAAGCTGACGGACGTGCTCGCCGGGATGACGCAGGTCGCGGAAGGCGTCCGGACGGCGAAGAGCGTCCACGATCTGTCCCGCAAGCTCGGCGTCGACATGCCGCTGCACGATGCCGTCTATCGCATCCTGTACGAGGACCTGCCGGCGAAGACCGCTTTGCAGCTGCTTACCGCGCGTGAGCTGAAATCCGAGTTCCAGCTCCATTAG
- a CDS encoding MFS transporter, whose product MLPVLFVTVFIDLVGFGIIIPFLAYYVESFGARAAVVGLLMSSYSLAQFVFAPVWGRVSDRVGRRPILLLGLLGSVAGYTLFGLAGTLGLLFVGRVLMGIFGATIPTAQAAVADVTAPQDRARGMGLLGAAIGLGFILGPALGGVLSNLSTVIRLPLFEKNPYALPCLASAALAALNLAAAAFFLPESLSRERRGTNTGARLSRIALLSRGLGDRRLRLLVLVYFLFMLGFTMMEATLTLFIERRIGARDHAQLVRRVGYLFGFIGVIQVALQGGLVGRLATAFGERRLLIAGIALTALALAMLPLAASWSGIYACAFGLACGHGLSQPSVASLISRNAPPDTQGGALGVSQSAASLARVLGPAMGGALFQQVAPGAPYIVAAGLSLAAIVCARLRT is encoded by the coding sequence TCGATCTGGTCGGGTTCGGGATCATCATTCCTTTCCTCGCGTATTACGTGGAGTCCTTCGGGGCGCGGGCCGCGGTCGTCGGCTTGCTCATGTCCAGCTACTCGCTGGCGCAATTCGTCTTCGCCCCGGTCTGGGGGAGGGTCTCGGATCGGGTCGGCCGGCGTCCCATTCTGCTCCTCGGCCTTCTCGGATCGGTGGCGGGATACACGCTGTTCGGGCTCGCCGGAACGCTTGGGCTCCTCTTCGTCGGACGCGTGCTGATGGGCATTTTCGGCGCCACCATCCCCACCGCGCAGGCGGCGGTCGCCGACGTCACCGCGCCGCAGGATCGCGCGCGCGGAATGGGGCTTCTCGGCGCCGCCATCGGGCTCGGGTTCATCCTCGGACCAGCGCTCGGCGGGGTGCTCTCGAATCTCTCCACCGTGATCCGTCTGCCGCTTTTCGAGAAGAATCCCTACGCGCTCCCCTGCCTCGCTTCCGCGGCGCTCGCGGCCCTGAACCTGGCCGCGGCGGCGTTCTTCCTCCCGGAGTCGCTTTCGCGCGAGCGCCGGGGAACGAACACGGGTGCGAGGCTCTCCCGCATCGCGCTGCTCTCCCGCGGCCTTGGTGATCGGCGGCTGCGCCTGCTGGTGCTCGTGTACTTCCTCTTCATGCTCGGCTTCACGATGATGGAAGCGACGCTGACGCTGTTCATCGAGCGCCGCATCGGCGCGCGCGACCACGCGCAGCTCGTCCGCCGCGTCGGGTACCTCTTCGGCTTCATCGGGGTCATCCAGGTGGCGCTCCAGGGAGGACTGGTCGGCCGGCTGGCCACCGCTTTCGGCGAACGCCGCCTGCTCATCGCGGGAATCGCGCTCACGGCGCTGGCGTTGGCGATGCTGCCGCTCGCGGCGTCGTGGTCGGGCATCTACGCCTGCGCGTTCGGACTGGCGTGCGGACACGGACTCTCGCAGCCTTCGGTGGCGAGCCTCATCTCGCGAAACGCCCCCCCAGACACGCAGGGCGGCGCGCTCGGCGTGTCGCAATCCGCGGCCAGCCTCGCGCGCGTGCTTGGGCCAGCGATGGGTGGCGCTCTCTTCCAGCAGGTCGCGCCCGGCGCGCCCTACATCGTGGCGGCGGGGCTCTCCCTCGCGGCCATCGTCTGCGCTAGGCTGCGGACCTGA